A window from Culex pipiens pallens isolate TS chromosome 3, TS_CPP_V2, whole genome shotgun sequence encodes these proteins:
- the LOC120421394 gene encoding ribosome biogenesis protein BMS1 homolog, with translation MADDGNFAEKQKTHKKRHAGVKADKKKAKNKPTDKGKNVKAFAITKARSAEKRFRRKEDILTKKQHIPLVDKTPEEPPPVLIAVVGPPKVGKSTLINNLIKNFTRTNVTSVNGPITIITSKKRRITLIECNNDINSMIDVAKCADLVLLMVDASFGFEMEIFEFLNICQVHGMPKIMGVLTHLDTIKSAKAVKMQKKVLKHRFWTEVYDGAKLFYLSGLIHGEYLRNEITNLGRFISVMKFRPLNWRGAHSYVLADRMEDITNSEQIRLNPKCDRDVVLYGYVRGVPLKKENMVHIAGLGDMRIEELNGLPDPCPLPSGEKKRNLLEKERLLYAPMSGVGGIVYDKDAVYIELQGSHSHKSNAQSEQQELVKSVIDKKETLDVQIENQEFRLFSDGDVIKSGEFQVEDGQEDSEDDDDDDEDGEPDSGMEDSEDESSMVRTTARRGWNPDDEDQEEQSDDGDGSDADELSIKKFSSGFLSSDDEDDDSNEDGNNTAVQKSSLAWKEGLASKARSDYLERQSSNKNLMKLVYGAFSKFAKKKEAAEEENEEEDELLGGLFKSLAQKQADLQKKKTIQDVDEGCFFEEYGDGVRDWTEEENKRLIRNCFVTGKWKASEDAEELLKLDDMSDGDSEVFGDFEDLETGEKHQGKVEEKEEGESKEDDNSKKRKLSRIEEKNMSRTELMAKKMKLKAKFDSEYDNPEKDDQHIEGDHKYYEKLKADALRQSELNKKEFSNLDEDIRLNIEGYRAGLYVRMNFTNVPYEFVEHFDPAFPVLIGGLNMAEENVGFVSCKVKKHRWYKKILKAGDPLIISLGWRRFQTIPIFAKVEDDLKHRYLKYTPNHVTCSMTFWGPITPQNTGVLAIQSIAYDPQETKRLGFRVAATGAVSESDKSAQIMKKLKLIGTPYKIYNKTAFIQGMFNSTLEVAKFEGAKIKTVSGIRGQIKKAVPPDGSFRATFEDRIVLSDIVFCRTWFKVTVPNFYAPVTNLLLPPQKKAKWVGMKTLGQLKKDKDIHFEAVPDSSYKPIVREDLQFRPLVIPKNLQKALPYKDKPKHAPQKSKTKSLQDERIAVVHSPHEQKVAKMMKMIRTNYEAGEERRKAQAKQKSEKYKKQKTNENFRKLQRQKELKKKVFKAISKMEAKHQSKAAKGSD, from the exons GACGACGGAAACTTTGCGGAAAAACAGAAAACGCACAAAAAGCGGCATGCCG GAGTTAAAGCGGACAAGAAAAAGGCCAAAAACAAGCCCACGGACAAGGGCAAGAATGTGAAGGCGTTCGCGATAACGAAGGCGCGCAGCGCGGAGAAGCGGTTCCGCCGGAAGGAGGACATCCTGACCAAGAAGCAGCACATTCCGCTGGTGGACAAAACGCCGGAGGAACCTCCGCCGGTGTTGATTGCGGTGGTGGGGCCGCCGAAGGTGGGCAAGTCCACGTTGATTAACAATTTGATTAAGAACTTTACGCGCACGAATGTAACGAGCGTGAATGGACCGATTACGATAATTACGTCGAAGAAGCGGCGGATTACGTTGATCGAGTGTAACAACGATATCAACAGTATGATTGACGTGGCCAAGTGTGCCGATTTGGTGCTGCTGATGGTGGACGCCAGCTTTGGGTTTGAGATGGAGATTTTCGAGTTTTTGAACATTTGCCAGGTGCACGGAATGCCGAAGATTATGGGCGTGCTGACCCATTTGGACACGATCAAGAGCGCCAAGGCGGTTAAGATGCAGAAGAAGGTGCTGAAGCATCGGTTTTGGACGGAGGTTTATGACGGGGCGAAGCTGTTTTACCTGTCGGGGTTGATCCACGGAGAATATCTGCGGAACGAGATTACGAACCTGGGTCGGTTCATTTCGGTGATGAAGTTCCGTCCGCTGAATTGGCGTGGCGCGCACAGTTACGTGCTGGCGGATCGCATGGAGGACATAACGAACTCGGAGCAGATTAGGCTGAATCCGAAGTGTGACCGGGACGTGGTTCTGTACGGGTACGTGCGCGGGGTTCCGTTGAAGAAGGAGAACATGGTGCATATTGCCGGGTTGGGCGATATGCGGATTGAGGAGTTGAACGGTCTGCCGGATCCGTGTCCGCTGCCGTCGGGAGAGAAGAAGCGGAATTTGCTGGAGAAGGAGCGGTTGTTGTACGCGCCTATGTCCGGAGTTGGTGGGATTGTGTACGATAAGGACGCGGTTTACATTGAGTTGCAGGGTTCGCACAGCCACAAGAGTAACGCGCAGAGCGAGCAGCAGGAGCTGGTCAAGTCCGTGATCGACAAGAAGGAAACGCTGGATGTGCAGATTGAGAACCAGGAGTTCCGGCTGTTTAGCGATGGCGATGTGATCAAGTCGGGCGAGTTCCAGGTTGAGGACGGGCAGGAGGACAgtgaagatgatgatgatgatgatgaagacGGGGAACCGGATTCcggcatggaagattcagaggACGAGAGCAGCATGGTGCGAACGACTGCTCGCCGCGGTTGGAACCCGGATGATGAGGATCAG GAGGAACAATCCGACGACGGCGACGGAAGTGACGCCGACGAGCTGAGCATCAAAAAGTTCTCCAGCGGGTTTCTCTCTTCGGATGACGAGGACGACGACTCCAATGAGGATGGCAACAACACAGCAGTGCAAAAGAGTTCCCTCGCGTGGAAGGAAGGTCTCGCGTCCAAGGCCCGCAGCGATTATCTGGAACGGCAGTCCTCGAACAAGAACCTGATGAAGCTGGTTTACGGTGCGTTCAGTAAGTTTGCCAAGAAGAAGGAAGCAGCCGAGGAGGAGAACGAAGAAGAGGACGAGTTGCTCGGAGGTCTGTTCAAGAGCTTGGCCCAGAAGCAGGCGGACCTGCAGAAGAAGAAGACCATTCAGGACGTTGACGAGGGGTGCTTCTTCGAGGAGTACGGCGATGGAGTGCGGGATTGGACGGAGGAGGAGAACAAGCGGTTGATTCGGAACTGTTTCGTTACGGGCAAGTGGAAGGCGTCCGAGGACGCGGAAGAGCTGCTGAAGCTGGACGACATGAGCGATGGCGATAGCGAGGTGTTTggagattttgaagatttggagACCGGTGAGAAGCACCAGGGAAAGGTGGAGGAGAAGGAAGAGGGCGAGTCGAAAGAAGATGATAATTCTAAGAAGCGAAAGTTGTCGAGGATTGAGGAGAAGAATATGTCCCGGACGGAGTTGATGGCCAAGAAGATGAAGTTGAAAGCCAAGTTTGATTCCGAATACGACAATCCGGAAAAGGACGATCAACACATCGAGGGAGACCACAAATACTACGAAAAGTTGAAGGCTGACGCGCTTCGACAGTCGGAGTTGAACAAGAAAGAGTTTTCCAACCTGGACGAGGACATTCGGCTGAACATCGAAGGCTACCGTGCGGGACTGTACGTTCGGATGAACTTCACCAACGTTCCGTACGAATTCGTTGAGCACTTTGATCCCGCCTTCCCGGTTCTAATCGGTGGCCTCAACATGGCTGAGGAGAACGTCGGATTCGTTAGCTGCAAGGTCAAGAAGCATCGATGGTACAAGAAGATCCTGAAGGCCGGAGATCCGCTCATCATCTCCCTCGGCTGGCGCCGCTTCCAAACCATCCCGATCTTTGCCAAGGTCGAGGACGACTTAAAGCATCGCTACCTCAAGTACACACCCAATCACGTGACGTGCAGCATGACCTTCTGGGGACCAATCACGCCCCAAAACACCGGCGTGCTTGCCATCCAATCGATCGCGTACGACCCGCAAGAAACGAAACGCCTGGGCTTCCGAGTGGCCGCCACCGGCGCCGTCAGCGAAAGCGACAAATCCGCCCAGATCATGAAGAAGCTCAAACTGATCGGAACGCCGTACAAAATCTACAACAAAACCGCCTTCATCCAGGGAATGTTCAACTCCACCCTCGAAGTGGCCAAATTCGAAGGAGCCAAAATCAAAACCGTGTCCGGGATCCGgggacaaataaaaaaagccGTCCCCCCAGACGGTTCCTTCCGTGCCACCTTCGAAGACCGCATCGTCCTCTCCGACATCGTCTTCTGCCGGACCTGGTTCAAAGTCACCGTGCCCAACTTTTACGCCCCCGTCACGAACCTGCTCCTCCCCCCACAAAAGAAGGCCAAATGGGTCGGCATGAAAACGCTCGGCCAGCTCAAAAAGGACAAGGACATCCACTTCGAGGCCGTCCCCGACAGCTCGTACAAACCGATCGTACGCGAAGACCTCCAGTTCCGCCCGCTCGTCATCCCCAAAAACCTCCAGAAAGCGCTTCCCTACAAGGACAAACCCAAACACGCCCCCCAAAAGTCCAAGACCAAATCCCTGCAAGATGAACGGATCGCCGTGGTCCACTCGCCGCACGAGCAAAAGGTCGCCAAGATGATGAAGATGATCCGGACCAACTACGAGGCCGGGGAGGAGCGGCGCAAGGCGCAGGCCAAGCAAAAGTCGGAGAAATACAAGAAGCAAAAGACGAACGAGAACTTCCGCAAGTTGCAGCGCCAGAAAGAGCTCAAGAAGAAGGTGTTCAAGGCCATCAGCAAGATGGAGGCGAAGCACCAGAGCAAGGCGGCCAAGGGAAGTGATTAG